The genomic region TGGTGATGGTATCATTGTGGATGTCTCACGTCATTTTACCGATATTATTAATGTTGATCCCGAAAGCAAAACAGTAACTCTACAGCCTGGAGTGATTCGGGATGATCTCAACCGGAAACTTTTCAAGCATGGTCTTTTTTTCGGGCCAAATACTTCGACTTCCAACCGCTGTATGATAGGAGGAATGGTAGGTAATAACTCCAGTGGAACTACTTCAATTAAGTATGGTACAACCCGAGACAGGATCAAATCCATCAAAGCACTGTTAAGTGATGGCAGTGAAGTTGAGTTTAGCGATCTTTCTAAAATTGAATTTCAGAAGAAATTAGAGGTCAAAGGACTGGAGGGTGATATCTATCGTAAAATTCAGGATATACTTAATTCAGAAGTAAACAGGGAAGCGATCATCAGTAATTTTCCTCCAATGGAGTTACATAGACGAAATACAGGTTATGCGCTTGATGAGTTGTTGCATACTGAAGCATTTGAGGAAACTGACAGAAAACTGAATATATGCGACCTTATTGCAGGTAGTGAAGGAACTTTGGCTTTTATTACTGAAATAACTTTGAAACTGGATATTCTGCCCCCTTCAGAAAAAGCGATGATCGCAGTGCATTTTCGTTCTATAGATGCCTGTATGCAAGCGGTAGTTCCGGCTATGGAGCACTCGCTTTTTACCTGTGAGATGATGGATAAGATCATTCTTGACTGCACCAGTGATAATTTGAAGTATCGTGAGAATAGATTTTTTATAGAAGATGATCCTGAGGCAATCCTGATGCTTGAGTTACGCGCAGAAACACAGGAAGTACTTGAGAAGAAATTGGAAGCTTTGATGAGTACACTTAAAAGTTCCAATCTTGGTTATGCTTTTCCCGTTCTTTATGGTGATCAAATCGACCTTGCACTCGATCTGCGTAAAGCTGGTTTGGGACTATTGGGTAATATGAAGGGAGATCACAAAGCCGTTGCATGTATCGAAGATACCGCTGTAGCCATCCCGGTACTGGCAGATTATATTGCTGAATTTACAGAGATCATGAAGAATTATGATCAGCAAGCCGTTTACTATGCTCATGCAGGTGCTGGGGAGATTCATCTGCGTCCTATTCTGAATCTGAAAAAATCTGATGATGTTGGGTTATTCCGAAGTATTACGCTGGATGTAGCAAAACTGGTGAAAAAATACAATGGTTCACTTAGTGGGGAGCATGGCGATGGAAGGTTGAGGGCAGAATTTATTGAGCTTATGTATGGGGGAAAAGTGTATTCTCTACTGAAGGATATAAAGTTTGCTTTCGATCCAGATAATATTTTTAATAAAGGTAAGATAGTGGATGCACCAGCTATGGATACCTCTCTTAGATATGTTCCAGATCGCAAAGAACCGCAAATTGAGACCATCATGGACTTTTCTGACGCTGAAGGTGTCCTTAAGCTAGCTGAAAAATGTAACGGAAGTGGTGATTGCCGAAAGTCGGTAGAAGCGGGAGGGACTATGTGTCCTAGTTACAGGGCGACCAGAGATGAAAAAGACACCACCAGGGCTCGTGCAAATGCTTTAAGAGAATTTCTCACGAATTCAGATAAGGAGAATAGGTTTGATCATCCGGAACTAAAGGAAGTGCTGGATCTGTGTATTAGCTGTAAAGGATGTAAAAGTGAATGTCCATCTAACGTGGATATGGCTGCTCTTAAAGCTGAATTTCAATTTCAGTATTACAAATCGAACAAACCTAGTTTAAGGGATCGAACTTTCGCAGGAATCACGAACCAAAACGCCATGGCATCAAAAGTCCCTGGCTTATCGCGATTTGTAATGCAAAACAAATTTACTTCCAGAATTGCAAAAAGACTACTTGGGGTTGCGGTAGAAAGAGAATTGCCTGCAGTTGGAAAGACTACACTTAAAAAGTTTTACCTGGCTAGTAAAAAGTCACTCGAAGTTCAAAATCCCCTTAAAACGGTTTATCTCTTTAATGATGAATTTACCAATTATCTCGATGTAGAAGTTGGTATTGACGCTCTCAGACTTTTAAGTCGGTTAGGCTACCAGGTTCAAATTATCGACCATCCTGAAAGCGGAAGGAGTTATCTCTCCAAAGGATTCCTGAATGAGGCAAAGAAACTGGCCAATGAGAATATTAGAATCTTTAATCCTCTAATTAATAAGGAAACTCCATTGCTTGGTGTAGAACCTTCGGCAATATTAAGTTTTAGAGATGAATATTTAAGACTGGCAGATGATAAGAAGTCAGCCGAGAAACTTGGTGAGAATTGCTTTATAATTGAAGAATTCTTGAAACAAGAGCTGGCAGCGGGTAATATCCGTAAGGATCAGTTTACCACGGAGGCTGCAACTATTAAAATTCATGGACATTGTCATCAAAAAGCGCTATCCAATACCGCCCGAACTTTCGATATTCTCAATATCCCTGAAAATTATAAGGTGACTATCATTCCTTCAGGTTGCTGTGGTATGGCAGGTTCTTTCGGCTATGAAAAAGAACATTATGAGATTAGTATGCGTATAGGAGAAAATTCTCTATTTCCGGCTATAAGAAAGAGTAAGGAGGGCACAATCATTTCTGCGAATGGAACCAGTTGCAGACATCAAATTAAAGATGGAACTGGAAGAATAGCACAACACCCGGTGAGTATTCTTTATAAAGCTCTTGCTTAATAATGTAAAGTTTTGTTAATGCCAGTGTATAATATATTGTGGCGCGTTCAAAACATTAAATTTAGCGTTCGAAAAAATTACAGACTATTTTTATTGCATTGACTGGGAATGAATAAGGATTTACGGATTCAGGAATTAGAAGAAAAGTCGAAGGAGAAAGAACTTAGAATCGCAGAGCTCTTAGCCTCCAATGAACGATTAAAATCTGAAAATGAAAACTTAAAAAACGAAGCTCATTCATTTAGAGAACTAATTCATTCTTCTCCCTCCATGATTACCCTTTTAAAAGGAAAAAATCTGGTAATTCAGGTAGCAAATGAGCCTATTCTGAAATTCTGGCAAAAAGAGAAATGTATATTAGGTAAACCACTCATAGAAGTACATCCTGATATTAGGGAGCTAGGCTTAGAGCAATTACTTCATACAGTTCTTGAATCTGGAGAACCTCAATTTGGCTATGAAATGCCAGTTTATATTACCAGAAGTGATAAACGAGAACTTTCGCATTTTAATTTTGTTTATCAACCTCAGAAAAATAGGAATGGAGAAGTAGAAGGAGTTGCAGTAATTGCTCAGGAAGTAACACCTAAAGCCATTTACCATGAAAAAATTAAGAACAGTGAATTTAGGTATCGCGAACTAATTCATTCTTCCAATTCTCTTATAGCTATATTGAAGGGTGAAGACATGATAGTGGAAATTGCGAACCAGGCAATTAAGGATGTTTGGGGTAAGGGTGACAACGTGGAAGGAAAACCATTATTTAATGTACTACCTGAAATGATCGGGCAGGGAATGCCTGAAATTTTTGATGATGTCTATAAAAATGGACAGCCCTATATTGCTCAGGAACGACCTCTTTTACATCAGCAAAATGGATCATTAAAGCTTGGTTATTTTGATTTCGTTTACCAACCTCAAAAAAATATCTCTGGAGAAATTGAAGGAGTGGCAATAATTGCTCACGATGTAACCAATCAAGGTCTATTAAATAAGAAAATAAGGGAAAGTGAAAAGAAATTCAGAGAACTGGTGAATTTCATACCTCATAAGATTTGTACGACAACTGCCGAAGGTGAACCTGTATTTTACAATAATAGCTGGTTAAATTTTACTGGAAAGACTTCTAATGAATTACTTAAAAATTCATGGTATTCGCTTATATATCATGAAGACAGGGAGTTTATTGGTGAACTTGTTGAAAGTAGCATGAATACCGGACAGGATATTGAGACCGAATTGCGGATTTTTAACAAAGATGGAATACCAAAATGGCACTTAGCCAGAGCAACTGCTATTAAAAATGAAGAAGGCGTAATAAATTCATGGATATCCTCTTGTACCGAAATTCAGAAATTAAAAGATGATGAGAAGCGAAAGGAAAGTTTTCTAAAACTGGTAAGTCATGAACTCAAGACCCCAGTTACTTCAATTAAAGGTTACATACAATTGTTACAATCTATATTACCTGAGAAGGTAGAGGCAGATTCCAGGAATATCCCAGTTAAACCATATTTGCATAGAATAGAGAGCCAGATCGAAAGGCTTATTCGATTAATATCTGAAATGCTTGATCTAAGTAGAATTGAGCAAAATGAACTAATTCTTGAGCTAAGCGATTTTCAATTGAATGAACAGATCGAAACAGTAATTGAAGATCTATCGTTTTCTCATCGTGAGATGCAGATCGATATAAGTCATGAAGAAAAAATCTCAATAAAAGCTGATAAAGAGAGAATAGGTCAGGTAATTACGAATTTAATAACCAATGCCGTGAAATATTCACCCGATACCAAGAAAGTATCGGTAAGGGTTTTTAGGACCGAAGATAATCAAGCTGCAGTAAGTGTGAAAGATTACGGAATAGGTATAGCTTTGCAGGAACAACAGCAAATATTCAAACGTTTCTATAGAGTTTCTGGAAATAAAGATGAAACTTATGAAGGCTTTGGAATTGGGCTTTATCTTTCAAATGAAATTATAGAAAAACATCAAGGAAGAATTCTTGTGAAAAGTGAGCCTGGTAAAGGCTCTGAATTTACTTTTAAATTACCCCTAAATCAATAAACATATGGCTAGAATCTTAATCGTAGACGACGATCAAACAATTGGATTGATGCTTAAAGATATACTTGAGTTTTCTGATCATAATGTAACTGTCTCTCAGCAACCTAAGATTACGAAAGAAAATATATTAAAACACGATATAGAACTGATACTTCTGGATAAGCTTATTTCTGGAGTGGACGGAACAGATGTATGCGCAGAACTCAAAGCAGATGAAGAAGTTGCTCACATACCGATTATTATGATGTCTGCCTTACACAATGTAGGCGACCTTTGTAAATCTGTAGGTGCCGTTGAATTCATCCCTAAGCCATTTGACATGGATACTCTTTTGAATAGAGTATCTGAAGTTCTTGCAAGGGACAATAGCGGAAAGTCCGCCAGCTCATAGAAATTCAGTAATTAACTAATATAATTCCAAATTAAGCAATAGCCTTTTCCCACATTGGGAATATATAGGATTCCACTTTCAAATATGTTCTTAAAAAATTACATTTGTTCAAAATCGAATAAATGGCAGGAAATTCTATAGGCACACTCTTCAGATTAACTACGTTTGGTGAGTCTCACGGTGTTGCTATTGGTGGTGTAATTGATGGATGTCCTGCAGGAGTCGAGCTAGATCTGGACAAAATACAGCAGGACCTGGATAGAAGACGTCCCGGGCAATCTGCAATTGTAACTCAGCGCAAGGAACCTGACACTGTTGAATTTCTATCTGGAATTTTCGAAGGGCAGTCAACCGGTACTCCAATTGGATTCGTAATTAAAAATGCGAATCAAAAATCCAAAGATTATTCACATATAAAAGATACTTACAGGCCATCCCATGCTGACTATACCTACGACGAAAAGTATGGTGTTCGAGATTACCGTGGCGGTGGAAGATCCTCGGCAAGAGAGACGGCTTGCAGGGTTGTTGCAGGTAGTATTGCTAAACAGCTTTTAAGTTCCCTTCAATTTAATGCCTATGTTTCTACTGTAGGTCATATTGAACTGGATAAAAAATATCAGGACCTGGATTTTTCAGAAGTTGAAAAAAATCCTGTGCGATGTCCAGATCCTGTCAAGGCTAAAGAAATGGAAACTTTTATCAAGGAAATTCGCTCCAGCGGTGATACGGTTGGTGGAATCGTTGATTGTGTGATTCAAAATGTTCCTAAAGGTTTGGGTGAACCTGTTTTTGATAAATTACATGCTGAACTTGGTAAAGCGATGCTATCGATCAATGCTGTGAAAGGCTTTGAATACGGCAGCGGATTTGCAGGAACTACTATGAAAGGTAGTGAGCATAATGACCAGTTCAACCAGGACGGTTCCACTAAGACTAATTTGAGTGGCGGTATCCAGGGAGGAATAAGCAATGGGATGGATATCTACTTTAGAGTAGCTTTTAAGCCAGTTGCAACACTTATGCAAAAACAACAAACGATCAATTCCAAAGGCGAGCAGGTGGACATGCAGGGTAAGGGAAGACATGATCCGTGTGTTGTGCCTAGAGCAGTACCCATCGTAGAAGCCATGGCCGCAATAGTGATGGCCGACTATTTTCTTCAGAATAAATCATCAAAAATTTAATAGTAGAACAACAGGTATATGAAAAAACTCGCATTGCACTGGCAGATACTTTTAGGAATGGCCGTAGGGGTCATCTTTGGACTTATTATGACTAATTTTAGTTGGGGACCAGACTTTACAGAGGATTGGATCAAACCTTTCGGAAATATTTTTATTAATGCACTTAAGTTAATTGCAGTGCCATTAATCCTCGCATCTCTTATCAAAGGGATCTCAGATCTTAAAGATATTTCAAAGTTGTCCAAGATGGGTACCAGAACCATTGCGACATATATAGTCACAACCGTGATCGCAGTTTCTATTGGATTGCTCATGGTGAACCTTATCGCTCCAGGGAAAGCAATCTCAGAAGAAACCCGTAGTGATCTTATAGCTAGTTACGAAGGGGATGCCTCGGTTAGAATTACAGATGCCCAGAAACAGAAGGATGCAGGCCCTTTACAGGCCCTGGAAGATCTGGTGCCGAGTAATATTTTTGGGGCGGCAAGCGATAACGGGAACATGCTTCAGGTTATATTTTTTGCGATATTCTTTGGACTCGGACTCATACTTATTCCTGAAAAAACAGCGAAACCAGTTAAGGATTTCTTTGATGGCTTCAATGAAGTCATCTTGAAAATGATCGACCTTATCATGCTAACTGCACCGTATGGTGTTTTTGCCTTACTAGCAGCACTTGTTGTAGAATCACCAAGTGCAGATCTCTTTGCAGCTCTTGCTATGTATGCGCTTACCGTACTACTAGGTTTAGCCCTTATGATAGGAGTATATATTTTACTTGTTTGGATTTTTACTAAAAATACACCCTCATTTTTCCTTAATGGAATCGGGCCTGCACAATTACTTGCTTTTTCTACAAGCTCCAGTGCTGCTACGCTTCCTGTTACGATGGAAAGGGTAGAAGAACACATGGGTGTTAACAAGGAGGTTACTAGTTTCGTGCTTCCAATTGGCGCCACTATCAATATGGACGGTACAAGTCTTTATCAGGCAGTGGCTGCGGTATTTATCGCCCAGGCATTCGGTATGGATCTAACACTAGGTGCACAGTTGGGGATCATCGCGACAGCTACATTAGCATCCATAGGCTCGGCGGCAGTTCCGGGAGCAGGAATGGTGATGCTGGTAATTGTACTTGCCCAGGCTGGAATTCCTGAAGCCGGATTGGCTTTGATATTTGCGGTAGACAGACCATTGGACATGTGTAGAACTACGGTTAATGTTACCGGAGACGCAGCAGTATCATTGATGGTAGCTAAATCTGTGGATATGATGGGACCTCCTAACGTGAAAGACTGGGATGATGATTACCATCCTGAAAATGAGGAAACGGTTTAATCCAGAAACTTAGATTTTAGTTCGGGAGTAGGGATCATGCAATTCTCCTTTTTCCCGAACCATTTATATCTATTGCTGGCTACGAGATCATAAATACTATCTCTCAAGCTTTCAGGTAGAAACAAGAAGTTTTTCAGTAAAGAATATCCTCCATTAAGGTCTCTTGAGATTTCCAGGGCCGCAGTAGATTTTCTATAATAAGCCACACCCGGTTCAATAAGCATAATAGAATCCAGATCTTCAGGATTAAAACCTCTTTCTTCAATAAGTCGTTTCCCGGTTTCACTTTGCAGGGATGCAAATCTAAACTTATCCTTGCGGTCATGTTTTATAATTAACTGTACCGCGTTATTGCAAAGGTTACAAACGCCATCAAACAGTATGATTTTATGTTTGGAAGTAATTTCCATAACTATTTCTTTTTAGCGGATTGTACGAGTTCCAATTGAGCCATGCCAACTGAAGTGGTGAAAATTCCATAATTTACTAGAGCTTTGTCTTTTTCTATTTTATCGATCGTTCCAACTGCTTTTCCATCTTCGAGCCGAACACGATCCCCAATCTTTAATTTAGCTTTTGGTTTATTGGCTTCCTGCTTCTTTAATTGCGTCTCTTTTTTCTTCTCTTCTTTTTTCTTTTCTCGAATAGGTTCAATTTTTTTCTGAACCTCTTTTTTCAGCTGTTCTTCTTTATTTCTCTTTGCTTTAAGTTTCTTGGCGCTTTCTTTTTTTCGTTTGGAATTCTCTATTTCCACCAGCTTTATAAATTCTCCAATAAGCTCTTTTTTCTTCTTATTGCTGAAGTATTTTTCACTTAGATCATTCACCTTTTGACCAAGGTAGATCATACGTTGATTGCTGTCATAAAGCTCCTGATAGCTTTCCAGTTTCTGCTGAATTCTGGTGTTTGTTTCTTCCAGCTTTTCTTTTTCTGCAGCGGCCTTTTGCTCTTTGGTCTTAAGGCTATCGGTTGTTTTTCTAAGGTTGGAGCGCTCCTTCTGAAGGTTCGCAATACTTCGATCAAATCTAATCTTACCACGCTCAACCTTCTTTTTGGAACGATTAATAAGGCTATAAGGAATTCCGTTTTTCTGTGCAACTTCAAACGTGAAAGAACTTCCGGCTTCTCCAACCTGTAGTTTATATATTGGCTCCAGCGTTTTATTATCGAACATCATATTCGCATTGCTCATTTCTGGTAATTCATTGGCCAGTTTCTTCAGGTTAGCATAATGTGTCGTAAGTATACCGAAGGATCCTTTTTCATAGAATACCTCCAGGAATGTTTCAGCTAAAGCACCACCAAGTTCTGGGTCACTTCCCGTACCAAATTCATCAATTAGAAACAATGTTTTGTCATCACATTTCCGGAGAAAGTAATTCATGTTTTTAAGTCGGTAGCTATACGTACTAAGGTGATTTTCTATAGATTGATTATCACCAATATCGGTAAGAACTTTTGAGAACAGGCACATTCTACTATACTCATGAACCGGAATGAGCATTCCGCTTTGAAGCATGACCTGCAAGAGTCCAACCGTCTTAAGTGTGATACTTTTACCACCTGCGTTTGGACCTGAAATAACCATTATTCGGTTATTAGCACCTAGTTCAATGCTTTGTGGAAACGTTTTCTCGTTCTTTTTCTTATTATTCAGAAGTAATAATGGGTGGTAGGCATCCTTCAGAAATAGTTCCCGATCCTTAGTGATCTTTGGTAAGATCCCTTCGATCTTATAAGCGTATTTAGCCTTGGCAGCGATCACGTCCATTTCACTTAGAAGATCCTGATGCTCTACTAGAACTTCGCGATAGGGTCTGGTAAATTCTGTTAGTTCTTTTAAGATTCGTTTGATCTCTTCCTTTTCCTCGTATTCTAAATTGTTCAGCTCCCGGGTGAATCGATGAGTAGCTTCCGGCTGAATATAAACAATACTGCCGGTTTTGGAATTTCCCATGATCCCGCCTTTTACCTTACGGCGATACATGGATTTTACAGCGAGCACCCGCACATTCTCTACAACACTTTCTTTGATCTCGTCTAGATACCCATAACCGTTGTAAGTAGTTAAGGCTGAATTGAAACTTATATTTATCTGCCCCTTTACAGCATTGATCGATCTTCGCAACTGCTGCAAATACGTGGAAGCATCATCTTTCATTTCTCCAAACCTATCAATAACTGAATTA from Christiangramia sp. OXR-203 harbors:
- a CDS encoding FAD-binding and (Fe-S)-binding domain-containing protein; translated protein: MKLKNSLRQLANELEGELYYDELWKTIYATDASVYREIPLAVSRPKSKQDLIKLIKFARENKITLIPRTAGTSLAGQCTGDGIIVDVSRHFTDIINVDPESKTVTLQPGVIRDDLNRKLFKHGLFFGPNTSTSNRCMIGGMVGNNSSGTTSIKYGTTRDRIKSIKALLSDGSEVEFSDLSKIEFQKKLEVKGLEGDIYRKIQDILNSEVNREAIISNFPPMELHRRNTGYALDELLHTEAFEETDRKLNICDLIAGSEGTLAFITEITLKLDILPPSEKAMIAVHFRSIDACMQAVVPAMEHSLFTCEMMDKIILDCTSDNLKYRENRFFIEDDPEAILMLELRAETQEVLEKKLEALMSTLKSSNLGYAFPVLYGDQIDLALDLRKAGLGLLGNMKGDHKAVACIEDTAVAIPVLADYIAEFTEIMKNYDQQAVYYAHAGAGEIHLRPILNLKKSDDVGLFRSITLDVAKLVKKYNGSLSGEHGDGRLRAEFIELMYGGKVYSLLKDIKFAFDPDNIFNKGKIVDAPAMDTSLRYVPDRKEPQIETIMDFSDAEGVLKLAEKCNGSGDCRKSVEAGGTMCPSYRATRDEKDTTRARANALREFLTNSDKENRFDHPELKEVLDLCISCKGCKSECPSNVDMAALKAEFQFQYYKSNKPSLRDRTFAGITNQNAMASKVPGLSRFVMQNKFTSRIAKRLLGVAVERELPAVGKTTLKKFYLASKKSLEVQNPLKTVYLFNDEFTNYLDVEVGIDALRLLSRLGYQVQIIDHPESGRSYLSKGFLNEAKKLANENIRIFNPLINKETPLLGVEPSAILSFRDEYLRLADDKKSAEKLGENCFIIEEFLKQELAAGNIRKDQFTTEAATIKIHGHCHQKALSNTARTFDILNIPENYKVTIIPSGCCGMAGSFGYEKEHYEISMRIGENSLFPAIRKSKEGTIISANGTSCRHQIKDGTGRIAQHPVSILYKALA
- a CDS encoding ATP-binding protein; translation: MNKDLRIQELEEKSKEKELRIAELLASNERLKSENENLKNEAHSFRELIHSSPSMITLLKGKNLVIQVANEPILKFWQKEKCILGKPLIEVHPDIRELGLEQLLHTVLESGEPQFGYEMPVYITRSDKRELSHFNFVYQPQKNRNGEVEGVAVIAQEVTPKAIYHEKIKNSEFRYRELIHSSNSLIAILKGEDMIVEIANQAIKDVWGKGDNVEGKPLFNVLPEMIGQGMPEIFDDVYKNGQPYIAQERPLLHQQNGSLKLGYFDFVYQPQKNISGEIEGVAIIAHDVTNQGLLNKKIRESEKKFRELVNFIPHKICTTTAEGEPVFYNNSWLNFTGKTSNELLKNSWYSLIYHEDREFIGELVESSMNTGQDIETELRIFNKDGIPKWHLARATAIKNEEGVINSWISSCTEIQKLKDDEKRKESFLKLVSHELKTPVTSIKGYIQLLQSILPEKVEADSRNIPVKPYLHRIESQIERLIRLISEMLDLSRIEQNELILELSDFQLNEQIETVIEDLSFSHREMQIDISHEEKISIKADKERIGQVITNLITNAVKYSPDTKKVSVRVFRTEDNQAAVSVKDYGIGIALQEQQQIFKRFYRVSGNKDETYEGFGIGLYLSNEIIEKHQGRILVKSEPGKGSEFTFKLPLNQ
- a CDS encoding response regulator, coding for MARILIVDDDQTIGLMLKDILEFSDHNVTVSQQPKITKENILKHDIELILLDKLISGVDGTDVCAELKADEEVAHIPIIMMSALHNVGDLCKSVGAVEFIPKPFDMDTLLNRVSEVLARDNSGKSASS
- the aroC gene encoding chorismate synthase, with amino-acid sequence MAGNSIGTLFRLTTFGESHGVAIGGVIDGCPAGVELDLDKIQQDLDRRRPGQSAIVTQRKEPDTVEFLSGIFEGQSTGTPIGFVIKNANQKSKDYSHIKDTYRPSHADYTYDEKYGVRDYRGGGRSSARETACRVVAGSIAKQLLSSLQFNAYVSTVGHIELDKKYQDLDFSEVEKNPVRCPDPVKAKEMETFIKEIRSSGDTVGGIVDCVIQNVPKGLGEPVFDKLHAELGKAMLSINAVKGFEYGSGFAGTTMKGSEHNDQFNQDGSTKTNLSGGIQGGISNGMDIYFRVAFKPVATLMQKQQTINSKGEQVDMQGKGRHDPCVVPRAVPIVEAMAAIVMADYFLQNKSSKI
- a CDS encoding dicarboxylate/amino acid:cation symporter — translated: MKKLALHWQILLGMAVGVIFGLIMTNFSWGPDFTEDWIKPFGNIFINALKLIAVPLILASLIKGISDLKDISKLSKMGTRTIATYIVTTVIAVSIGLLMVNLIAPGKAISEETRSDLIASYEGDASVRITDAQKQKDAGPLQALEDLVPSNIFGAASDNGNMLQVIFFAIFFGLGLILIPEKTAKPVKDFFDGFNEVILKMIDLIMLTAPYGVFALLAALVVESPSADLFAALAMYALTVLLGLALMIGVYILLVWIFTKNTPSFFLNGIGPAQLLAFSTSSSAATLPVTMERVEEHMGVNKEVTSFVLPIGATINMDGTSLYQAVAAVFIAQAFGMDLTLGAQLGIIATATLASIGSAAVPGAGMVMLVIVLAQAGIPEAGLALIFAVDRPLDMCRTTVNVTGDAAVSLMVAKSVDMMGPPNVKDWDDDYHPENEETV
- a CDS encoding thiol-disulfide oxidoreductase DCC family protein, which encodes MEITSKHKIILFDGVCNLCNNAVQLIIKHDRKDKFRFASLQSETGKRLIEERGFNPEDLDSIMLIEPGVAYYRKSTAALEISRDLNGGYSLLKNFLFLPESLRDSIYDLVASNRYKWFGKKENCMIPTPELKSKFLD
- a CDS encoding endonuclease MutS2, which gives rise to MIKISSRSLDDLEFPVVCAQVSELCITGQGKEKALKIQPYPSFQKTVFGLDQTNEFVKSKTQDEAIPNHGFDSIEPELRLLAIEESVLEIGGFRKISSLNETVNNHLKFFRKNKHLYPALSETVSHLEYDLSLVERINSVIDRFGEMKDDASTYLQQLRRSINAVKGQINISFNSALTTYNGYGYLDEIKESVVENVRVLAVKSMYRRKVKGGIMGNSKTGSIVYIQPEATHRFTRELNNLEYEEKEEIKRILKELTEFTRPYREVLVEHQDLLSEMDVIAAKAKYAYKIEGILPKITKDRELFLKDAYHPLLLLNNKKKNEKTFPQSIELGANNRIMVISGPNAGGKSITLKTVGLLQVMLQSGMLIPVHEYSRMCLFSKVLTDIGDNQSIENHLSTYSYRLKNMNYFLRKCDDKTLFLIDEFGTGSDPELGGALAETFLEVFYEKGSFGILTTHYANLKKLANELPEMSNANMMFDNKTLEPIYKLQVGEAGSSFTFEVAQKNGIPYSLINRSKKKVERGKIRFDRSIANLQKERSNLRKTTDSLKTKEQKAAAEKEKLEETNTRIQQKLESYQELYDSNQRMIYLGQKVNDLSEKYFSNKKKKELIGEFIKLVEIENSKRKKESAKKLKAKRNKEEQLKKEVQKKIEPIREKKKEEKKKETQLKKQEANKPKAKLKIGDRVRLEDGKAVGTIDKIEKDKALVNYGIFTTSVGMAQLELVQSAKKK